Proteins co-encoded in one Aggregicoccus sp. 17bor-14 genomic window:
- a CDS encoding alpha/beta hydrolase produces MPTARVPVVFIHGLWLHTDSWKPWVELFRTAGYEPFNVGWPGDSSTAEETREHPERLAGRSLDEVTEHYARFIQSLDTKPLLVGHSFGGLIAQRLLGQGLAAGAVSIAPAQMRGVLPLPLVQLRNTLPVLGNPANYKRAVSLTPEQFHRAFANAVSEAESNALHAQYAIPAPARPLFEGALANLNPHTSARVDFNHAERGPLLLIAGGKDGTVPEVVVRAEHKLYRKAPTVNDYRVFADRGHSLTIDHGWREIAEASLEWLASKGLDSTLSDEALWSQHAASPPFPSEGPHAG; encoded by the coding sequence ATGCCCACCGCCCGCGTCCCCGTCGTCTTCATCCATGGCCTCTGGCTGCACACCGACAGCTGGAAGCCCTGGGTCGAGCTGTTCCGCACCGCCGGCTACGAGCCCTTCAACGTGGGCTGGCCCGGAGACTCGAGCACGGCGGAGGAGACGCGGGAGCATCCCGAGCGCCTGGCGGGCCGCAGCCTCGACGAGGTGACCGAGCACTACGCTCGCTTCATCCAGTCGCTGGACACGAAGCCCCTCCTGGTCGGCCACTCCTTCGGGGGCCTCATCGCCCAGAGGTTGCTGGGCCAGGGCCTCGCCGCAGGTGCCGTGTCCATCGCCCCGGCGCAGATGCGCGGGGTGTTGCCGCTGCCGCTGGTCCAGCTGCGCAACACGCTGCCGGTGTTGGGCAACCCGGCCAACTACAAGCGCGCGGTCTCGCTGACGCCGGAGCAGTTCCACCGCGCCTTCGCCAATGCGGTGTCGGAGGCGGAGTCCAACGCGCTGCATGCGCAGTACGCGATTCCTGCCCCCGCACGCCCGCTCTTCGAGGGGGCTCTCGCCAACCTCAACCCCCACACGTCGGCCCGCGTCGACTTCAACCATGCCGAGCGCGGGCCGCTGCTGCTCATCGCGGGCGGGAAGGACGGCACCGTGCCGGAGGTGGTGGTGCGCGCGGAGCACAAGCTGTACCGCAAGGCTCCGACCGTGAACGACTACCGGGTGTTCGCGGACCGCGGTCACTCGCTCACCATCGACCACGGCTGGCGGGAGATCGCCGAGGCGTCGCTGGAGTGGCTGGCCAGCAAGGGGCTGGACTCCACCCTCTCCGACGAGGCCCTCTGGTCCCAGCACGCTGCGTCACCTCCGTTTCCCTCCGAGGGGCCGCACGCCGGATGA
- a CDS encoding alpha/beta fold hydrolase — protein MSRCCFTLLTAVLLALPAAAQVEPFPKEFHTQEVSTNGTTLHVRVGGKGPAVLLLHGYGDTGDMWAPLAAELVRDHTVVVPDLRGMGLSAHPDKGFDKKNQGRDMAGVLDALKIDRVDLVTHDIGNMVGYAFAAQYPARVTRYVIMDAPLPGVGPWEEILKNPLLWHFHFGGPDMERLVKGRERIYLDRFWNEFSANPKAWTEAAREHYAALYARPGAMHSGFAQFAAFDQDAKDNKAFLAAGKLNMPVLAVGGEKSFGPTMATVMRFAANNVQEAVVPNAGHWLMEEQPQATIKLIRDFLAR, from the coding sequence ATGTCCCGCTGCTGTTTCACGCTGCTGACGGCGGTGCTGCTCGCGCTGCCGGCCGCTGCCCAGGTGGAGCCGTTCCCGAAGGAGTTCCATACCCAGGAGGTCTCCACCAACGGCACCACGCTGCACGTTCGGGTGGGCGGCAAGGGACCGGCCGTCCTCCTGCTTCACGGGTATGGTGACACCGGGGACATGTGGGCGCCGCTCGCGGCCGAGCTCGTGCGCGACCACACCGTCGTGGTGCCGGACCTGCGCGGCATGGGCCTCTCGGCGCACCCGGACAAGGGCTTCGACAAGAAGAACCAGGGCCGCGACATGGCAGGGGTGCTGGACGCGCTGAAGATCGACCGCGTGGACCTGGTCACACACGACATCGGCAACATGGTCGGCTACGCGTTCGCCGCGCAGTACCCGGCGCGCGTCACCCGCTACGTGATCATGGATGCGCCGCTGCCTGGAGTGGGCCCCTGGGAGGAGATCCTCAAGAACCCGCTGCTATGGCACTTCCACTTCGGAGGTCCGGACATGGAGCGGCTCGTCAAAGGCCGCGAGCGGATCTACCTGGACCGCTTCTGGAACGAGTTCTCCGCCAACCCGAAGGCGTGGACCGAGGCGGCGCGCGAGCACTACGCGGCGCTCTACGCGCGGCCGGGTGCGATGCACTCGGGCTTCGCCCAGTTCGCCGCCTTCGACCAGGACGCGAAGGACAACAAGGCCTTCCTCGCGGCCGGGAAGCTGAACATGCCGGTGCTCGCCGTGGGCGGCGAGAAGTCCTTCGGGCCCACCATGGCCACGGTGATGCGCTTCGCGGCGAACAACGTCCAGGAGGCCGTGGTGCCCAACGCCGGCCACTGGCTCATGGAGGAGCAGCCCCAGGCCACCATCAAACTCATTCGCGACTTCCTCGCCCGATGA
- a CDS encoding cupin domain-containing protein, whose amino-acid sequence MAFALATSATAQAPAGEQRRTLEEYRAQASGGPGRGTSGVAGIQTTVLKGDPAKAGLYTLLLRVPPHTRIAAHSHSDDRVGTVVSGTWYFGYGRTFDAQALRALPPGSFYTEPPDDAHFAETRDSEVLVLLSGVGPSETTYVRPEDAPH is encoded by the coding sequence GTGGCGTTCGCACTGGCCACGTCTGCCACCGCGCAGGCGCCTGCGGGAGAGCAGCGCCGGACGCTCGAGGAGTATCGCGCGCAAGCCTCGGGCGGACCCGGCCGTGGCACCTCGGGCGTGGCGGGTATCCAGACCACGGTGCTCAAGGGCGATCCAGCCAAGGCCGGGCTCTACACCCTGCTGCTGCGGGTGCCGCCGCACACGCGCATCGCCGCGCACTCCCATTCCGATGACCGCGTGGGCACGGTGGTCTCCGGCACCTGGTACTTCGGCTATGGGCGCACCTTCGATGCCCAGGCCCTGCGCGCGCTGCCGCCGGGCAGCTTCTACACCGAGCCTCCGGACGACGCGCACTTCGCCGAGACGCGCGACAGCGAGGTGCTGGTGCTCCTCTCGGGCGTGGGCCCGTCGGAGACGACCTACGTGCGGCCCGAGGACGCGCCACACTGA
- a CDS encoding NAD(P)/FAD-dependent oxidoreductase, translating into MLQPATRPADSRIVVLGGGVGGLTATRELDRLLRRAQRSAAEVLLVSRENFFVLPPLLFEACSGVLELRHCAQPIRPCLRGARFLEAIVQGVDVERRVVHALGAEGVEHALPYEHLVVALGASTQTALIPGSAHALTFKSVADALRLRNHLLGCFERAEAERNPARRRQLLTLVMIGGGLVGVELLGELTAFTRDVLRYYPGIAPDEPRFHLYEGGERLLRESTPFLGAYAARVLQARGAQLHVATRVLGIEPGRVRAPDGDVEAGTVVLVSGIRPSEVSATVAVTRDRQGRIVTDASLRSVSHPEVWAIGDCASVPDPTGKPYSALAQNAVREGRAVARNLVAARAGHRPARFVHRSLGTMVALGHRQAAVHARRLHLTGFLAWWIRRTYYLFQMPRWDTRLRIALDWTVALLFRPDPSKVEVLPEHALWAASREPAAPPPPAALPGGIGMPSPAPGHG; encoded by the coding sequence ATGCTCCAGCCTGCCACCCGGCCCGCGGACTCCCGCATCGTCGTTCTCGGCGGCGGAGTGGGAGGGCTCACCGCCACCCGGGAGCTGGACCGGCTCTTGCGCCGGGCGCAGCGGTCCGCGGCCGAGGTCCTCCTCGTCAGCCGGGAGAACTTCTTCGTCCTGCCGCCGCTGCTCTTCGAGGCGTGCTCGGGCGTGTTGGAGCTGCGCCACTGCGCCCAGCCCATCCGTCCCTGCCTGCGGGGCGCGCGCTTCCTCGAGGCGATCGTGCAGGGGGTGGACGTGGAGCGGCGCGTGGTGCACGCGCTCGGGGCCGAGGGGGTGGAGCATGCGCTCCCGTACGAGCACCTCGTCGTGGCCCTGGGCGCCTCCACGCAGACCGCGCTCATCCCGGGCTCGGCGCACGCCCTCACCTTCAAGTCCGTGGCGGATGCGCTGCGGCTGCGCAACCACCTGCTCGGCTGCTTCGAGCGCGCCGAGGCCGAGCGCAACCCGGCGCGGCGCCGGCAGCTGCTCACGCTGGTGATGATTGGGGGCGGCCTCGTCGGCGTGGAGCTCCTGGGAGAGCTGACGGCCTTCACCCGCGACGTCCTCCGGTACTACCCGGGGATCGCTCCCGATGAGCCCCGCTTCCACCTCTACGAGGGAGGCGAGCGGCTGCTGCGAGAGTCCACGCCCTTCCTCGGTGCGTACGCCGCGCGCGTGCTGCAGGCGCGCGGCGCCCAGCTCCACGTCGCCACGCGCGTGCTGGGCATCGAGCCCGGGCGCGTGCGCGCGCCGGACGGCGACGTCGAGGCCGGCACCGTGGTGCTGGTCTCCGGCATCAGGCCCAGCGAGGTGTCCGCCACGGTGGCGGTGACGCGAGACCGGCAGGGTCGCATCGTGACGGACGCGAGCCTGCGCAGCGTCAGTCATCCGGAGGTGTGGGCCATCGGCGACTGTGCCAGCGTCCCGGATCCCACGGGCAAGCCGTACTCCGCGCTCGCGCAGAACGCCGTGCGCGAGGGCCGCGCCGTCGCGCGGAACCTGGTCGCCGCCAGGGCGGGGCACAGGCCCGCGCGCTTCGTCCACCGCTCGCTCGGAACGATGGTCGCGCTCGGCCACCGCCAGGCGGCCGTGCACGCCCGTCGGCTGCACCTCACCGGGTTTCTCGCGTGGTGGATTCGCCGCACCTACTACCTCTTCCAGATGCCCCGCTGGGACACGCGGCTGCGCATCGCGCTCGACTGGACGGTCGCGCTGCTCTTCCGGCCCGACCCCTCGAAGGTCGAGGTCTTGCCAGAGCACGCGCTGTGGGCGGCGAGTCGCGAGCCGGCTGCGCCACCTCCCCCGGCCGCGCTCCCCGGAGGCATCGGGATGCCCTCGCCAGCGCCGGGCCACGGCTGA
- a CDS encoding MFS transporter codes for MASSTPVEPALAYATPRGRGVLAATVLGSGLAFIDATVVNVALPRIGEALGAGMSGLTWTINGYMLTLASLILLGGSLGDRFGRKRIFLIGVVWFAVASLLCGLAPGIHALIAARALQGVGGALLTPGSLALLQASFRPEDRAQAIGAWSGLGGIAGAAGPFLGGWLVQVASWRWVFLINLPVALAVVVLTLRCVPESKDPAASQHLDVPGAVLGAVGLGSLTWGLIAWQDLGAGSHRVQLLLALGVLALAGFLLREHRAKEPMLPLGLFASPLFSAVNAVTFVVYAALGGMFFWLVLALQVVAGFSPLVSGLALLPVTVVMLLLSARMGALAQRIGPRLPMTVGPLIAALGTAALTRVHAGSTYVGSVLPPVLLFGLGLSLTVAPLTATVLAAAPVRHAGLASGVNNAVARVAGLLAVAVLPLVAGLSGEAYSTPALLQPAYHRAMWLCAALLALGGLLAALFVRRPLTAPAPATPRGPCHHCCVDAPPLTQ; via the coding sequence ATGGCCTCTTCAACTCCGGTCGAGCCCGCGCTCGCCTACGCCACGCCGCGCGGCCGGGGCGTGCTCGCCGCCACCGTGCTCGGCAGCGGCCTCGCGTTCATCGACGCCACGGTGGTGAACGTGGCCCTGCCGCGCATCGGCGAGGCGCTGGGCGCCGGGATGTCCGGGCTCACCTGGACGATCAACGGCTACATGCTCACGTTGGCCTCACTCATCCTGCTGGGCGGCTCTCTCGGAGACCGCTTCGGGCGCAAGCGCATCTTCCTCATCGGGGTGGTGTGGTTCGCAGTGGCCTCGCTCCTGTGCGGCCTCGCTCCGGGAATTCACGCGCTGATCGCCGCCCGAGCCCTGCAGGGTGTGGGCGGCGCGCTGCTCACCCCCGGGAGCCTCGCGCTGCTGCAGGCCTCCTTCCGCCCGGAGGACCGGGCGCAGGCCATCGGCGCCTGGTCGGGCCTGGGCGGCATCGCGGGCGCCGCCGGGCCCTTCCTCGGCGGCTGGCTCGTACAGGTGGCCAGCTGGCGCTGGGTGTTCCTCATCAACCTGCCGGTCGCGCTCGCGGTGGTGGTGCTCACCCTGCGCTGCGTGCCCGAGTCGAAGGACCCGGCGGCCTCGCAGCACTTGGATGTCCCCGGCGCGGTACTGGGCGCCGTCGGCCTCGGCAGCCTCACCTGGGGCCTCATCGCCTGGCAGGACCTCGGCGCGGGCTCGCACCGCGTGCAGCTGCTGCTCGCGCTCGGAGTCCTCGCCCTCGCGGGCTTCCTCCTGCGCGAGCACCGGGCAAAGGAGCCGATGCTGCCGCTCGGCCTCTTCGCCTCCCCCCTCTTCAGCGCGGTGAACGCCGTGACCTTCGTGGTCTACGCCGCGCTGGGCGGGATGTTCTTCTGGCTCGTGCTCGCGCTGCAGGTGGTGGCGGGCTTCAGCCCGCTCGTCTCCGGGCTCGCGCTGCTCCCGGTGACCGTCGTCATGCTGCTGCTCTCCGCGCGCATGGGCGCGCTCGCGCAGCGCATCGGTCCGCGCCTCCCGATGACGGTGGGGCCCCTGATTGCGGCGCTGGGCACCGCGGCCCTCACGCGCGTCCACGCGGGCTCCACCTACGTGGGAAGCGTGCTACCGCCCGTCCTGCTCTTCGGCCTCGGCCTCTCGCTCACGGTGGCACCGCTCACGGCGACGGTGCTCGCGGCGGCGCCCGTGCGGCACGCGGGGCTCGCGAGCGGGGTGAACAACGCGGTCGCGCGAGTCGCCGGCCTGCTCGCGGTGGCCGTGCTGCCGCTCGTCGCGGGCCTGAGCGGCGAGGCCTACAGCACCCCCGCGCTGCTGCAGCCTGCCTACCACCGGGCGATGTGGCTGTGCGCCGCGCTGCTCGCGCTCGGAGGCCTGCTCGCGGCCCTCTTCGTGCGCCGGCCGCTGACGGCGCCTGCCCCTGCGACGCCCCGCGGGCCGTGCCACCACTGCTGCGTGGATGCGCCACCGCTCACGCAGTGA
- a CDS encoding Nramp family divalent metal transporter has translation MDSPLEPASGDARAPRGWDALGGAFRSVRLSPRRGWRRFLGFAGPGALVAVGYMDPGNWATDLVGGSRFGYALLSVVLLSNLMAMLLQTLCVRLGVGSGLDLAQGCREAYPRAAVPLWLLAELAIAATDLAEVLGSAIALKLLFGLPLPWGVALTSLDVLLLLALQGRGIRALEVCIIVLVSVVAGCLGFELLLSRPDLGGVLRGYVPGVHVLQEPGMLYVAIGILGATVMPHNLYLHSSLVHTRAYEPTEPGRREAVRHATLDSVLSLSLAMLVNSALLILAASTFHVAGLTQVAELEDAHRLLAPLLGSAGAATLFAVALLAAGQSATLTGTLSGQIVMTGFLRIRLRPWVRRLATRAVALVPALLVTIAMGERGAGQLLVASQVVLSLQLPFAVFPLLRLTSDAKRMGPLVSPRWMRVAGYGCAVLITALNAYLLATLMLPHK, from the coding sequence ATGGACTCGCCGCTCGAGCCTGCCTCCGGTGATGCCCGCGCCCCGCGGGGCTGGGATGCACTGGGCGGCGCCTTCCGCAGCGTGCGGCTGAGCCCGCGCCGCGGCTGGCGCCGCTTCCTCGGCTTCGCCGGCCCCGGCGCGCTCGTCGCGGTGGGGTACATGGATCCGGGCAACTGGGCCACGGACCTCGTGGGCGGCAGCCGCTTCGGCTACGCGCTGCTCAGCGTGGTGCTGCTGTCCAACCTCATGGCCATGCTGCTGCAGACGCTGTGCGTGCGCCTCGGCGTGGGCAGCGGCCTGGACCTCGCCCAGGGCTGCCGCGAGGCCTACCCGCGCGCGGCCGTGCCCTTGTGGCTGCTCGCGGAGCTGGCGATTGCCGCCACGGACCTCGCCGAGGTGCTGGGCAGCGCCATCGCGCTCAAGCTGCTCTTCGGGCTGCCGCTACCCTGGGGCGTCGCCCTCACCAGCCTGGACGTGCTGCTGCTGCTCGCGCTGCAGGGGCGCGGCATCCGCGCGCTCGAGGTGTGCATCATCGTGCTGGTGAGCGTGGTGGCCGGCTGCCTCGGCTTCGAGCTGCTGCTCTCGCGGCCGGACCTCGGCGGCGTGCTGCGCGGCTACGTGCCCGGCGTGCACGTGCTGCAGGAGCCCGGGATGCTCTACGTGGCCATCGGCATCCTCGGGGCCACGGTGATGCCGCACAACCTGTACCTGCACTCGAGCCTCGTGCACACGCGCGCCTACGAGCCCACCGAGCCCGGGCGCCGAGAGGCGGTGCGCCACGCGACGCTGGACTCGGTGCTCTCGCTCTCGCTCGCGATGCTGGTGAACTCCGCGCTGCTCATCCTCGCGGCCTCCACCTTCCACGTGGCAGGCCTCACCCAGGTGGCCGAGCTGGAGGACGCGCACCGCCTCCTCGCGCCCCTGCTGGGCTCGGCCGGAGCGGCGACGCTCTTCGCCGTGGCGCTGCTCGCCGCGGGGCAGAGCGCGACGCTCACGGGAACCCTCTCCGGGCAGATCGTGATGACGGGCTTCCTGCGCATCCGGCTGCGGCCGTGGGTGCGCAGGCTCGCCACGCGCGCGGTCGCGCTGGTGCCTGCACTGCTGGTGACGATCGCCATGGGTGAGCGCGGCGCGGGTCAGCTGCTCGTGGCCTCGCAGGTGGTCTTGAGCCTGCAGCTGCCCTTTGCCGTGTTCCCGCTGCTGCGCCTGACCTCGGACGCGAAGCGCATGGGGCCCCTGGTGAGCCCGCGCTGGATGCGAGTGGCCGGCTACGGGTGCGCGGTGCTCATCACTGCGCTCAACGCCTACCTGCTGGCCACGCTGATGCTGCCCCATAAATGA
- a CDS encoding manganese catalase family protein produces the protein MHNKKLQYTVRVTETNPGLANLMLEQFGGPQGELAAAMRYFTQALAEEDPGRKDMLLDIATEELSHLEIIGTIVAMLNKGAKGRLAEGTQEQAEMYRSITGAGNDSHLTQVLYGGGPPLTNSGGVPWTAAYIDSIGDPTCDLRSNIAAESRAKIVYERLINVTDDPGVREALGFLMTREVAHQKSFEKALYAIEPNFPPGKLPGVPAYTDKYYRMSQGTADTLGPWNQGEQWEYITDREKQMAVDGGTGGASVGLSAEEMALIKNNAKRTASQASSNPVTGADLGAGPGGGRVTRPESAKPPKH, from the coding sequence ATGCACAACAAGAAGCTCCAGTACACGGTGCGCGTCACCGAGACGAACCCCGGCCTCGCCAACCTCATGCTCGAGCAGTTCGGCGGCCCGCAGGGCGAGCTCGCCGCGGCGATGCGCTACTTCACCCAGGCGCTCGCCGAGGAGGATCCGGGGCGCAAGGACATGCTGCTGGACATCGCGACCGAGGAGCTGAGCCACCTGGAGATCATCGGCACCATCGTCGCCATGCTGAACAAGGGCGCGAAGGGCCGGCTCGCGGAAGGCACCCAGGAGCAGGCGGAGATGTACCGCTCCATCACCGGCGCCGGCAACGACAGCCACCTCACGCAGGTGCTCTACGGCGGTGGGCCGCCGCTGACGAACTCGGGCGGGGTGCCCTGGACCGCGGCGTACATCGACAGCATCGGCGACCCCACGTGCGACCTGCGCTCGAACATCGCCGCCGAGTCGCGCGCGAAGATCGTCTACGAGCGCCTCATCAACGTGACGGACGACCCAGGCGTGCGCGAGGCGCTGGGCTTCCTGATGACCCGCGAGGTGGCGCACCAGAAGTCCTTCGAGAAGGCGCTGTACGCCATCGAGCCGAACTTCCCGCCAGGCAAGCTGCCGGGCGTGCCTGCGTACACGGACAAGTACTACCGGATGTCGCAGGGCACCGCGGACACGCTGGGCCCGTGGAACCAGGGCGAGCAGTGGGAGTACATCACCGACCGCGAGAAGCAGATGGCGGTGGACGGCGGCACGGGCGGCGCCTCGGTGGGGCTCAGCGCGGAGGAGATGGCGCTCATCAAGAACAACGCGAAGCGCACGGCCTCGCAGGCCTCGAGCAACCCGGTGACGGGTGCGGACCTGGGCGCAGGGCCTGGGGGGGGACGGGTGACGCGGCCCGAGAGCGCCAAGCCGCCGAAGCACTGA